In Microbacterium foliorum, the following proteins share a genomic window:
- a CDS encoding M23 family metallopeptidase, which yields MPQPIFSRRVMLLAAGTAIGASAVGWDLFAPDLSATAAGTYLRPCGSVPISSSWQGHKNRNPPSGEPGTDYAVITGTQIQAAANGVIVDRKDSTTTATGRYLALRTDDGNYIRYLHLQSSTVPLGARVTRGQVIAYSGASGFGSETGYGPHVHVSLWIGGTPLQLGFTNSVDFENYVEGGPYQPPPEDPVPLHKSTKYTWNVVIPHNSWMRIPVAPGSIWLAESSAAVKETGDLTIYLSATGVTKGFQVRVLAQSLNSSGAVVSTSAQPVLEIPATSATTAGSATFGEYSLPYFLSGPLRLYAQIRALNAGIKVHQVLVKKNYWQS from the coding sequence TTGCCGCAGCCGATCTTCTCGCGGCGCGTGATGCTGTTGGCCGCGGGCACGGCGATCGGCGCTTCGGCAGTCGGGTGGGATCTTTTCGCCCCGGACCTGAGCGCGACCGCGGCGGGGACCTATCTTCGGCCGTGCGGAAGCGTCCCGATTTCGAGCTCCTGGCAGGGACACAAGAACAGAAACCCGCCGTCTGGCGAGCCGGGCACCGACTATGCGGTCATCACCGGCACGCAGATCCAGGCGGCCGCCAACGGCGTGATCGTCGATCGCAAGGACTCCACGACGACCGCCACCGGGCGCTACCTGGCGCTCCGAACCGACGACGGCAACTACATCCGCTATCTGCACCTGCAGTCGAGCACTGTCCCGTTGGGAGCCCGTGTCACGCGTGGGCAGGTGATCGCGTATTCCGGCGCGTCTGGCTTCGGCAGCGAAACGGGCTATGGCCCCCATGTCCACGTGTCCCTCTGGATCGGCGGAACGCCTCTCCAATTGGGATTCACCAACTCGGTCGACTTCGAGAACTACGTCGAAGGCGGTCCGTACCAACCCCCACCGGAGGACCCCGTGCCCCTTCACAAATCGACGAAGTACACCTGGAACGTCGTCATTCCACATAACTCCTGGATGCGCATTCCCGTGGCTCCAGGATCTATCTGGTTGGCTGAGAGCAGCGCGGCGGTCAAAGAGACGGGCGACCTCACGATCTATCTCAGCGCTACCGGCGTCACGAAGGGCTTCCAGGTCCGCGTCCTCGCTCAGAGCCTCAACTCGAGCGGAGCCGTCGTGAGCACCTCAGCTCAACCCGTGCTCGAAATCCCCGCGACCTCTGCCACGACCGCAGGCTCAGCAACCTTTGGCGAATATTCTCTGCCTTACTTCCTCTCAGGGCCCCTCCGTCTATACGCCCAGATCCGAGCCCTCAATGCCGGTATAAAGGTTCATCAGGTGTTGGTGAAGAAGAACTACTGGCAGTCGTAG
- a CDS encoding glycosyl hydrolase: protein MMALRATKKTIIIASAVTVLLVGGGAAAAMVISGQQAQPRADASPSPEATPEPVVTEPPAVVPVTNVARASIDAWTLAGRGVVGTVLPEVGDAAQGAVSLRVDAPADDADIIAASAPVALAPSTDYTLSVSVRVLAEEKTETGVRLTAAGQTFTLPELDAEWETLEFPFTSAVDQAAASTFDVVLSGAVRGFGIDDVSITAVGSDNLVPNGSFEAVQTPAGIVNDSLVMTDESAVLAVSLAEGPVQWSATSTAGGEPITGEFGSTGPLSALPLTGVSQGHYTVAVNDSAGRQIQTDVAVIDADGFSVTQDGRFGVGAHVEKDPFIGTGSLAAAIGFAEVRNDISWERNEKVAGQYVWDENYGREFERMHANDVKLLGLVVYGNRLYGARKAPGNEAAIQAYGAYAKAVADRFDLVGLEVLNEFNHRENDTACGPAPACYVPIAQSVRDHVSTAYPDLPIVTGSTALYDSEWFAGFWQAGGMAVTDAASYHPYESWINRDADLIAGTVQQSYADMQQYAGETRPVWVTEMGFPTHYDGVSLLEQGQMMVRNQTLAFANGVEKYFWYDLVNDTPDPAAGEANFGLYENSPRADVVALAPKPGAFAQALMITQLRDKAFASDESDDTTTVEVFGSGDDETRIAWAKQGEVQRIFASDVPLTVTDMSGSTTSVAPEDGQVTLTLGASPVFISSEAKSE, encoded by the coding sequence ATGATGGCTCTGCGCGCGACGAAGAAGACGATCATCATCGCGAGCGCGGTCACCGTGCTCCTGGTCGGAGGGGGTGCCGCGGCTGCGATGGTGATCTCCGGACAGCAGGCGCAGCCTCGTGCCGACGCATCGCCGTCGCCCGAGGCCACTCCCGAGCCGGTCGTGACCGAACCGCCGGCCGTGGTTCCTGTCACGAACGTCGCGCGGGCATCGATCGATGCATGGACGCTCGCTGGCCGGGGAGTGGTCGGCACGGTTCTTCCCGAGGTCGGAGACGCCGCGCAGGGCGCTGTGTCTCTGCGGGTGGATGCTCCGGCCGATGATGCGGACATCATCGCTGCGTCCGCTCCCGTCGCGCTCGCTCCAAGCACGGACTACACGCTCAGCGTCTCCGTGCGGGTGCTCGCCGAAGAGAAGACCGAGACGGGCGTCCGCCTGACTGCGGCAGGCCAGACCTTCACGCTTCCCGAGCTGGATGCCGAGTGGGAGACGCTCGAGTTCCCGTTCACATCGGCGGTCGATCAGGCAGCCGCATCGACGTTCGATGTCGTGCTCTCGGGCGCTGTGCGAGGGTTCGGGATCGACGACGTCTCGATCACCGCGGTCGGCAGCGACAACCTCGTTCCGAACGGCTCGTTCGAAGCGGTGCAGACTCCGGCGGGCATCGTCAACGACTCTCTCGTCATGACCGACGAATCCGCTGTGCTCGCCGTCTCGCTCGCCGAGGGACCCGTGCAGTGGAGTGCGACGTCGACGGCGGGCGGTGAGCCGATCACCGGCGAGTTCGGGTCGACGGGCCCGCTGTCGGCTCTGCCGTTGACCGGCGTATCCCAGGGGCACTACACAGTCGCCGTCAACGATTCCGCAGGTCGCCAGATCCAGACGGACGTCGCTGTGATCGACGCCGATGGTTTCTCCGTGACTCAGGACGGACGCTTCGGAGTGGGAGCCCACGTCGAGAAGGATCCCTTCATCGGCACAGGTTCTCTGGCAGCCGCGATCGGCTTCGCCGAGGTCCGCAACGACATCTCATGGGAGCGCAACGAGAAGGTCGCCGGCCAGTACGTGTGGGACGAGAATTACGGGCGGGAGTTCGAGCGCATGCACGCGAACGACGTGAAGCTGCTGGGCCTCGTCGTGTACGGCAACAGGCTCTACGGCGCCAGAAAGGCGCCAGGCAACGAGGCGGCGATCCAGGCCTACGGCGCCTATGCGAAGGCCGTCGCCGACAGATTCGACCTCGTGGGTCTCGAGGTGCTGAACGAGTTCAATCATCGCGAGAACGACACCGCGTGCGGCCCGGCGCCGGCGTGCTACGTGCCCATCGCGCAGTCCGTCCGCGACCACGTCAGCACCGCGTATCCGGATCTCCCGATCGTCACGGGGTCCACAGCCCTCTACGACAGCGAATGGTTCGCCGGATTCTGGCAGGCCGGCGGCATGGCCGTGACCGACGCGGCGAGTTATCACCCCTATGAGTCGTGGATCAACCGCGACGCCGATCTGATCGCCGGCACCGTGCAGCAGTCCTACGCCGATATGCAGCAGTACGCGGGTGAGACGCGACCCGTGTGGGTCACCGAGATGGGTTTCCCCACGCACTACGACGGTGTCTCCCTGCTCGAGCAGGGGCAGATGATGGTGCGCAACCAGACTCTGGCCTTCGCCAACGGGGTCGAGAAGTACTTCTGGTACGACCTCGTCAATGACACTCCCGACCCCGCCGCGGGCGAGGCGAACTTCGGGCTCTACGAGAACTCGCCACGAGCGGATGTCGTCGCTCTGGCACCGAAGCCCGGGGCTTTCGCTCAGGCTCTGATGATCACGCAGCTGCGCGACAAGGCCTTCGCCTCGGACGAATCGGATGACACGACCACGGTCGAGGTGTTCGGGTCGGGAGACGACGAGACCCGCATCGCGTGGGCGAAGCAGGGCGAGGTGCAGCGCATCTTCGCGTCCGACGTCCCCCTGACGGTCACCGACATGTCCGGGAGCACGACGTCGGTCGCGCCGGAAGACGGTCAGGTCACGCTGACCCTCGGCGCTTCTCCGGTCTTCATCTCATCGGAAGCAAAGTCGGAGTGA
- a CDS encoding DUF4012 domain-containing protein, with protein sequence MSAERQDAQGVDEQRPGRQRRRRRIWTVVILVIIAFLVAVCWVGLRAITVKDGLVQSQDLIAEIQSGGAVDDVLPELSENAASAGAAASDPVWWAMEWIPVVGDNLKGVRLAAQSLDALVNDVALPVMGNEDSTGSITERLLDATDDQATHITELADGLESVSKSPFLVSVVREGVDQVDEVMSAAAPMIGVLPKLLGGDGERNYLLVFQNNAETLALGGSAAAQTLVKVDEGSIEIGAQGDSGNYQNGVAVDVEVPSSAIQLYTSYLVDHINTSMSRPDFPTAAKIMRAWWQRDIADDEIAGVISIDPLALGRILKATGPIELASGEVLSEENAVSLLLSEVYGRWDSYEQPELVDGFFADTAAAVFDKIATGDFDLKDMLWAITESASQGSVLVWSDDEQVADAIEGAKISGVLPADNANVTTMGIYFNNSNGSKIDYFTETATTATAVCEADTATFTATASLTLPLTQRQAEALPRYVQSMTFGARFRDWIFVYGPPGTTLADATFNGDEVSVMHRDIDDLGRPVVAFEAWFDPGDSVDVTATFVGGDGDYGPLEVRTNPMVRGAKPVVTDGCGG encoded by the coding sequence ATGAGCGCAGAGCGTCAGGATGCGCAGGGCGTCGACGAGCAGAGGCCGGGCCGTCAGCGTCGGCGGCGCCGAATCTGGACCGTTGTCATCCTGGTCATCATCGCCTTCCTCGTCGCTGTGTGCTGGGTCGGACTGCGTGCCATCACGGTGAAGGACGGACTCGTCCAGAGTCAAGATCTCATCGCGGAGATTCAGAGTGGAGGCGCTGTCGATGATGTCCTCCCTGAGCTGTCCGAGAACGCCGCCAGCGCGGGTGCCGCGGCATCCGACCCGGTATGGTGGGCCATGGAGTGGATCCCCGTCGTGGGCGACAATCTCAAGGGGGTGCGCCTCGCTGCACAGTCGCTCGATGCGCTCGTCAACGATGTCGCGCTGCCCGTGATGGGCAATGAGGATTCCACCGGATCGATCACGGAGCGGCTGCTCGATGCCACCGACGATCAGGCGACGCACATCACCGAACTCGCCGACGGGCTGGAGTCTGTTTCCAAGTCCCCCTTCCTCGTCTCGGTCGTGCGCGAGGGCGTCGATCAGGTCGACGAGGTGATGTCGGCGGCCGCCCCCATGATCGGCGTTCTTCCGAAACTGCTCGGAGGCGACGGCGAGCGCAATTATCTTCTCGTCTTCCAGAACAACGCTGAGACGCTCGCGCTCGGGGGAAGCGCTGCCGCACAGACTCTCGTGAAGGTCGATGAGGGGTCGATCGAGATCGGCGCGCAGGGCGACAGCGGCAACTACCAGAACGGCGTCGCCGTCGACGTGGAGGTGCCCTCGAGCGCCATCCAGCTGTACACGAGCTATCTCGTCGACCACATCAACACGAGCATGAGCCGCCCCGACTTCCCCACCGCGGCGAAGATCATGCGTGCCTGGTGGCAGCGGGACATCGCCGACGATGAGATCGCCGGGGTCATCTCGATCGATCCGCTGGCGCTGGGGCGCATCCTCAAGGCGACGGGCCCGATCGAGCTCGCCTCGGGCGAGGTCCTCTCCGAAGAGAATGCGGTCTCGCTGCTGCTGAGCGAGGTGTACGGGCGCTGGGACTCCTACGAGCAGCCCGAGCTCGTCGACGGATTCTTCGCCGACACGGCCGCGGCCGTGTTCGACAAGATCGCGACCGGTGACTTCGATCTGAAGGACATGCTGTGGGCGATCACGGAGAGCGCGTCGCAGGGCAGCGTGCTGGTCTGGAGCGACGACGAGCAGGTGGCTGACGCGATCGAAGGTGCCAAGATCAGTGGTGTGCTTCCGGCCGACAACGCCAACGTGACCACCATGGGCATCTATTTCAACAACAGCAACGGCTCGAAGATCGACTACTTCACGGAGACCGCGACGACGGCCACAGCGGTGTGCGAGGCAGATACGGCGACGTTCACCGCCACCGCATCTCTGACGTTGCCCCTGACTCAGCGGCAGGCTGAAGCGCTGCCGCGCTATGTGCAGAGCATGACCTTCGGCGCTCGGTTCCGCGACTGGATCTTCGTCTACGGCCCTCCGGGAACCACACTGGCCGATGCGACCTTCAACGGTGACGAGGTGTCGGTCATGCATCGTGACATCGATGATCTCGGTCGGCCGGTCGTCGCGTTCGAGGCCTGGTTCGACCCGGGCGACTCGGTCGATGTCACAGCGACGTTCGTCGGTGGGGATGGCGACTACGGCCCGCTAGAGGTGAGGACCAACCCAATGGTGCGGGGCGCGAAGCCCGTCGTCACCGACGGCTGCGGCGGTTGA
- a CDS encoding sugar transferase: MKKTRRAAWTRLYASRLFYNDVIVVLVTLIISTLVVLPGLLTGVSWPSGPRVPYVVVLASIGFLWLIALDVADSRDRHTVGHGADEYRRIFNASIGVFAITIAVAFFLGMELSRALVAVVFPLGLLLLLLSRWMCRQWLRGRQKTGEYLHRAVVIGEPSKVALVGREIRRAKSSGYEILGVITEKTSAADISGFEVLGDIANVERVLDEVRFDALIIVGSDDLDPLTMRRLGYSVSDRDIQLIMAPVLTDIAGPRMHATPVAGLPLVHVDFPRMEGAKRFLKRAFDIVGSSLLLAALSPVFLVAAIAIRIDGPGSIFFRQERIGRGGHTFGMLKFRSMVADADDQLATLLDLQGAAGTPLFKINDDPRITRVGRFFRRHSIDELPQLVNVFLGHMSLVGPRPQRASEVALYDDFAHRRLLVKPGMSGLWQVSGRSSLSWEETIRLDLYYVENWSLMQDLIILFRTIRTVVAPGATAH; this comes from the coding sequence GTGAAGAAGACCCGGCGAGCAGCGTGGACTCGCCTGTACGCGAGTCGTCTCTTCTACAACGACGTGATCGTGGTGCTGGTCACGCTGATCATCTCTACTCTCGTGGTGCTTCCGGGCCTGTTGACAGGTGTCTCGTGGCCAAGTGGGCCCCGAGTGCCCTACGTCGTGGTGCTCGCGTCGATCGGCTTCCTTTGGTTGATCGCGTTGGATGTTGCGGATTCACGGGACCGCCACACCGTCGGACACGGAGCAGACGAGTACCGTCGCATCTTCAACGCGTCGATCGGTGTGTTCGCGATCACGATCGCCGTCGCTTTCTTCCTCGGCATGGAGCTCTCCCGAGCGCTCGTCGCCGTCGTCTTCCCGCTGGGACTGCTGCTCCTTCTGCTGTCGCGATGGATGTGCCGGCAGTGGCTGCGCGGGCGGCAGAAGACAGGCGAGTATCTGCACAGGGCGGTCGTGATCGGCGAGCCGTCGAAGGTCGCCCTCGTGGGGCGCGAGATCCGACGGGCGAAGAGCAGCGGGTACGAGATCCTCGGGGTGATCACCGAGAAGACCTCCGCTGCAGACATCTCGGGCTTCGAGGTGCTCGGCGACATCGCCAACGTCGAGCGGGTGCTCGACGAGGTGCGTTTCGACGCGCTGATCATCGTCGGGTCCGATGACCTCGACCCGCTCACGATGCGCCGCCTGGGCTACTCGGTGTCCGACCGTGACATCCAGCTCATCATGGCCCCGGTGCTGACGGATATCGCCGGGCCCCGCATGCACGCGACACCCGTCGCTGGCCTGCCCCTCGTGCATGTCGACTTCCCACGCATGGAAGGCGCCAAGCGCTTCCTCAAGCGGGCCTTCGACATCGTCGGATCCTCGCTGCTGCTGGCCGCTCTGTCGCCGGTCTTCCTCGTCGCGGCCATCGCGATCCGCATCGACGGGCCTGGAAGCATCTTCTTCCGTCAGGAGCGGATCGGCCGCGGAGGACACACCTTCGGCATGCTCAAGTTCCGATCGATGGTGGCCGACGCCGACGACCAGTTGGCGACGCTTCTCGACCTGCAGGGCGCCGCCGGCACGCCGTTGTTCAAGATCAACGACGACCCGCGCATCACCAGAGTCGGACGTTTCTTCCGCAGGCACTCCATCGATGAGCTGCCCCAGCTGGTCAACGTGTTCCTCGGTCACATGAGCCTCGTGGGTCCGCGTCCTCAGCGTGCCTCGGAGGTCGCGCTCTACGACGACTTCGCGCATCGCCGACTGCTCGTCAAGCCCGGCATGAGCGGGTTGTGGCAGGTGAGCGGCCGATCCTCGCTGTCGTGGGAGGAGACCATCCGCCTCGACCTCTACTACGTCGAGAACTGGTCGCTCATGCAGGATCTCATCATCCTGTTCCGCACGATCCGCACCGTGGTCGCCCCCGGTGCCACGGCGCACTGA